Sequence from the Megalops cyprinoides isolate fMegCyp1 chromosome 9, fMegCyp1.pri, whole genome shotgun sequence genome:
AGTGTAGTGTAAGTACACATTCCATCCTTTAAACCTTAAAATGGGGCTCTGTTGGAAGTAAAGGACCTGAAGTAGGAAGAAAAGCTGAACAGATACACACTTTCATAGCAATATAAAGTCAATTAATGTGAGCAGCAGTCAGAATAACTACCATCAGGATCAGATccagaaatttaaaaattccCCCATGTGGCAGCACCCAAGTCTTAAACTTTAACTTTTCAACAAAAATGCCTAATTTAAGATTCAAAATATGGTTTACAGTTCAAAATTATAAACATAAATGTGCAACCtctttttaataaaagtttTATTCAGTCAGTAACAATCCTAAAGACAATAAATGACCACTGCTTTTGCATATGTAGgagacaaaaacagaggaaTTCACACTGCTAAACACTGTACAGCAACCTGTACATAGCACTACTGTTCAACACACTGTTCAGTTAATAATAAGTGCTGTATTCCTAACAGCAGCACTGGGAAAGACTGGCCACTGTGTTGACATCAGTGCATGGCTCAACACAGGCTATGTGTTTGAGGGAATGtgtctgaaaacagaaacacagagacatgcttAACCCCTGAGAGAGAAGAGTGCATGTTTGTCATAGGCAGTGGTATAGCTTGATTTTCTCTCCTGTATAATTTATTGagacacatttctttttttttttttttaagaaaggatttttttctagcgcaataaaaaaaacaaaggtttcTATGCTACTAGCTACCACTTGAGGCAGCACTGAGGCTACTCAATAGAAACTGGGAGTACCCTACAACAAGCTCTGTTCTGCAAGAGCCTTGTTTCAACAGCCCGGGTCAGTCTACAGTTTAAAAGCTGTAACATGTTTTCCAAAGGCTTAGGAATGTGAAAGCAGTTCAAGGAGTTCAAGCAATTGGAACGTAAACATCACAATGTTCCCATTGAGACAAAGCTCAGGTATGTGCATTTGCTTTTCGCAATTTGGTCacaacaaaaatagaaaaagatataaaatatatacatattaacAGTCACAGCTccttacacaaaaaaacaaatttggtTCCCTCTTGATTCTGTCAGTACATATACAGGCATTTCTATAGGCAGAAGACATGGCTTGTTTAAAAAGTGGTTCcttccaaaaacaaacatgtatgGTAACAACATATATCATATTAGGCataattttccagtttgtgtgttgtttaacCGGCAGCACCATCTGTAGTAGGGGTGTCTTAGGGGGCTGGCCATTTTCACCCTCAATGACATGGTAGCAATACTTCAGATTTTACGGGGTATTACAGAAAAGGTAGCGTCATTACACTTAAGTGATTATTGCtgattgtatttttcattcaaataacGAATGAGGTACAAAAAGGCTTGAACTAGACCGAGAGAAGACCCACCCTGGACTTTTAGGGCAGGAATggtcccctctgccccccccgcTGTGTCCACGCTCCTGAGACAGCATGGTTTTTCCTGCTCCAGGCCCGCTCTGCAGAGCCGGCCCCGTGTGTCTCACGCTGGAAGATCACAGGAGCTCAGGCTCTCCCAGGATGGAACACCTGAGGAGTCCGTGCACTCTCACAGTCAGCTCACTTTGCAGGGTTATTAGGCAGCATGGCTACAGAGAATGAAACGGAAAACAGAACATCAGAACTTTTTCACTTACACATATATAGTAATGGAAATCTGTCAGAGCATTTTGTCTTCCCACTCCCTCTAAGGGAATGGTCATAAGGGGGAATAATCCACAGAGGGCCCAGACACATGGAACTCGGAATGGAAAAGGTCACAGCGGGAACGTGGTGGGATGGGAGCATGTAATAATCCTAAAGTCTGCCCTGACCCCGACCGGGCCCTGTTAGCTCAGTCACTGACACCTTAATGGGAGGTGCCCTCTAGCTCATGCCCCCTACCTTCCAGGGCATCTCGGACCTCGTTTGGTACGTCCTCATGGTTCAGGCTCTTCCAGAGCTGTGCAACGCTGGCTTCCCCTTTGGTCCTCCGCCGCCACTTGTCCAGCATCTTAAACTTGTGCATGGTCAGGTCCTCGTCTGTATTCTGGATGTCCTCGAGGTCCTGCATCCTCAAACCCAGGTAGCAAATGGCCACCTGCTTCCACTCCTTCCCCATTCGCTTGGCCACAGTCATCAGCTGCTGGTCAGTGATGTCCAGGGACTTTGGCGCCCCCACTCCATCTGCAACAGTAAATCCCTACATTATTACTTTAAACACGAACTCACGTTCATCAATCTAACATTTTCACTCCTGCCCATTGATTCACTATCCACAGCTTTCTCTgccctgatggtggaatgaccttccacacttcatctgttctgccgagtcccttCAATATCCTTTAAACGTCCCTCACACCATCTAAAGCAATTTCTCACCTCTATTTTccttaatattaaaaaataaaataaaaaaatattttaaaaaaggaattttaatggtttaatgcacttgtgtctctaccagctaccttgtctggccaactattgaaacttggtcattgGGTAGCAACTTGGTCAAGAGCATCCAATCAAGGATTCAAACCCATGGCCATGTCCACTAGCTGTAGAATAGTTTTTAGTTATTGAGGCAGCACACTGCACTGATGACAATACGCTTGAGAAACTAGCAATGCAACAGACTGCAAGAGAAAACAGAACTATTACCGGGAACATCTTCACATCTGGGTCTCTTACTGATCTGTTCCTCCTCAGATGTACTGCCATTTCTTTTGCGACCTGCAGAAGTCAGTTCAAAGTCAGCCACATAacgatatatatatacaatacagAGCACCCTTTGCAGAAATTGGCCAgcaagatttttcttttttttacagagaataATGTGATAAAATGACCTGATTACATTATGTGACAATTCTATCTTATCTTGtataacaaaccaaattacAGGATTTCATCAAATCAGTTTAGTCCACTTTGATTAATCTCAACGAGATTACGACACACTAGACCgagttaaatataaatgttttcttaaaatttGTTGATTTTCAATTTTGTCGTCATTttttgattttccattttcacacttttgTGCCTTATTTGTTGCATCATCGTCTGTACTGTGAAATTTCTATAACGTGACCTCAGTATTGTCACAAGGAAAGACCGGGTATGAAGAAATTTCTGTCACACTGAAGTGAAGGCATACTGTAAATTACAGAACCCATGTCCCTCCCTTACTGGGACAGATAAAAGGTCACACATCGGAATAGTAATGATTGGCTGACACACAGTAACTCACTATCTTTTCGGCTCCTTGGTTTTTCAATGACATTGTCTTCACAGTCACCTGTGAAGGAGATTCAGTGGTTAAATTAACCTTTAGCACAAGAAAACACCAGAACAGAGTTTATGACATCACTTTACAGTTTGACGTGCCTACAAGGGGATATGGCATGTGTAATAAAGCTGAAAGGTATGCATCGGTATTGGAAAACTGACTAAAATGGGTTTGGTAGGGCTTCAAATGTTTTGCAGAGAGAATAAAGACAACAGACTACTCTTCACAGGCAAGAAATATAAAGGTAAGTGTCAAAAACAACATCATAACCCTGAGGAGCAGGTTTTTCCATCTAGACAAACAGGCAGAGGACagacctgcacacacaggccAGACACACGAAGGGCTGGACAAGCATGCATatgacaaaaagacacacacacacacacacacaaaggtacacCCAGGCAAAAACAGGCACACAACGAAACCCCTCATACCCTCTCGGAGAGTGGCGGTCCACACTGTTTGCCCTGAATCAGCCTCCACAAGGGAAAGTTTAAAGGGTGGAGGCTGCTCAAAGAAGGCCTCAAAGTAACCCTTTATCTTGACAGCTGCCTGGGTGAACTGGAAATCCTGTTGGAGACATGCCGACATACTGTTTGGTCTGACTGAAAAGTGAAGCTGGCCGAGATCATTCTCTGCCCCTTGCGACAAACAGCAGAGTGCCAGTACAGTAATTAGTCTGCTATTCAGGCCATTTCACATGTACTGAGACAGGCAGCTTCAAATTATGAATGCAAAAGCCAAACTGATCCTTCATTTCTCTGTCACAATCTGCAGCCACCTgagataaaacaaataaaaactaaatatgCTCTTGCAGGGAAGTTCAGCACTTCCCAACACAACCAAAACTGCTTTTTCACCTCTGGGTTGATCTCTCCCTCGGGCTCACTCATCAGCTTGTACTTCTTCTTCTCTTCCAGGAGCCTCCTGCAAGTAGGGGGTTTTTCCATCTTCACATACCTCTTCTTGGAATTCCTAACCTCCTTCTGGATGTCCTGAGACAAACATATCAAAGTGTcaacagagagaagcagggacGGCTGACAGAGGAGAGGCTGAGTGGAGCAACTGAAGGCCGGGTCCGATCCCAGATGACTTATGGGAAAGGTTCTGCCTTCTCACAGCATTATGGCCCTTTATCACCTCATCTGTTAACATTATCAAGACATCAAATCATTCTGTAGTTAGGATATTATCACCAAAGGTACCACCTTTAAGATATCatcaccaaaaacacacaaggccAGACTACTGGAATAGGACCAATATGCTAGCTCAAACAGAGTCAAGGAGTCTTGTTTTCAATGCCACCAGTTTGAATAATTATGTTCCCTATGAGTTATTTTCATCAGCGGTTTCATCATGTCAAAGAGACAAACAAAATGGACccatttgaattaatttttaacCGTTTGCAATAATGCTATTCCTGGATACATCACATTAAgcataaacacatatatatattcataagcTTTGAGGATGGATTCCATAGTTCAACCCAATGTCCGTGCTGCAGAACAGCAAGATGTATAAGACTCCTGGAGGACCGTTACCCAACACATCAGCgtaaatacacatgcaaatcACACCAACCAACAGGGCCACCTGAGCGGTCAACAGAGAAGGGAGTTTTCCATATCGAAATCAGAGAAGGGTGACAGCTCATATGTGGCAGAGAGCAATTTCAGAGAGCTATTTCTGCCACAGCCAGCTCAGGGTGTACTCACCAGCACTCCATGTGTGAGACATTACGCAGCCACACAGTTCTCCGTTTCTGCACCAGTACTCTCTCACTCTGAGGCTAATTtcagcccttttttttttctagatatGGCGTTACGTTTTCGTCAGAACTGCAGCTGCGATGTCGTGCCTGGGAGTGGAGTAACCCTCTGCGGTCATAGTTGCTACAGCCATACCGAGAGTACCTTCACAACGTGAAGAACTCTGAGGGAGCTGACAGTGTGTTCGTACATACATGAAGAATCTCTCACACTcaagcacatgcacacttcCTGCATGACTTCCTTTATTACATGCCGAAAGCTGCACCTCGCCCACACAAAGAGTCAAATACTGGCAGAGTAGGAGTGGGGTATCTCAACCAATGGCATGGAAAACCCTACTGCGATGACACAGCATTACAGTAATGGGTGCCACGCGCTAAGCTGTCACTCTGGGCCATGTGATTGTTCCCACTCTGTCTTCCCACAAGTCTGTGCCTTCAGCACACGTCAACATCACCCCACACTCTCACCTTGATATCAGAGTGGTTGTTGGTGGCCAGGTAGACACGGAAGGAGGATGAAGGGCGCTGGCCCACCTCCTTGTAGACCAGGACCACACCGTGGTGTTCAGCTGGCTGGGACGTCTGCACGATGGGGCCCACTGGGGACAAGGACGTCACGCTCCACTTGACGTGGCTTCCAGAGTGATCCACCGACGGCTCCACAAGGGGATGACTGTTCTTGACGTGCAGGATGCCAAAGGTCACCTCGCTGTCCTGATCTGAGAGGAGACAATCAAGAAAAGACTGATGTGGAGAGAAGGATGGAAAGAGATGGTCAGCATTGATGGATACACAAACAGAGGGAGAACTGGATGATAGACGGAAACTCGTTTATatcataacacaaaaaaaacccacagtcCTGACATCATCTCAGCTAAAGCAGTTCAAGCCCAGTCTCGGCCCTTACCAGCCAGGCAGAGCGAGTGCGGGAACTGGATGGATTTCAGGATGGACGGGTCACAGTCCACATCGAAGATGGGTCCAGCAAATTTCCAAGATTCCTTCAGGTACATCCCAAACTTGCCCCACGACAAGATGGAGTATCTGATCTGCACCTTCTGGGAAACTTCGAACACCAGGCCTGTGACGGAACATTCGTAGGTTCCCTCACCCTCCAGGAATAACCTGCCACAGCATGAGGGACAGCAAGTGACGCAAAGCACTTCCTACAGACGGAAACTATTACATGGAAATGTGGTTTACTTTAACAATTATTTCAtactgtgacggagtgccgtcactacggttgagtatgcgctccgactgccataccaacgagcctggctctttggctcTTTGGcgcagtcaaagtcgcatgtttggtaccccgtagacccgggttcgaggccgggtggggtgactgctctcgcccttcgctacaaatggtgttagcagtggggttgcttgccgcgaggccatcggaggtgtgCCCGGTATGTGAGCTGTACAAGGGACCCCCAGTTTTGGTTCACcctggtgtgtgagggaccccagagatgggtgaagcactggtgagtggggcaccctgggatgggagaagtacagcaagagaatgcgtgagggacgccttAGTGcatgaagcgcatgggcgtgcttcctgaaggggagggcagtgtgacggagtgctgtcactacggttgagtatgcgctctgactgccataccaacgagcctggctcattggcgtcgcggtcaaagtcgtGGTTGGTtccccgtagacccgggttcgagaccgggtggggtgactgctctcgcccttcgctacacatACCAATTCTGTTTTATAAAGTGGGAATTTCAGGAAATACAGGAAATATTTAGGAAATACAGGAATACAGTTAACAATATTGGAAACAGTAATATTTTGCAATTTGTTACTATGTGCTCACTAAAACTGTCTTGAATTGCTCCTGAAATAAGGCAAGTGAAATGACTGAGAACTACGAGCAACAGAAAGGGGGGACCTTGAGAGTGGGACAGTTTTAAGAAGGTGGGTTGAGAGCAGGAGCCATGTCATATGAAAACAATGAGTAGCTGACCTTTCCTGTACTGACTGTAGTCAAAATTCGGGGGACCAAATATAATGGTGTGAATTCTGAAGAAGCCCGCCCAGTTCATAGGACGATTAAAGctgaatgtgcatttgaatgtgaatgttctCCTGGCACACTGCAATCTAAAAGTGACAATCTAAAAAGGCAATAAAGGTCAGGGTTACAAACCTTGAGATAATAAAGGTCAAAACTTTCAAAATGAGCCATTCTTTGTCAAGTTCAACTTTCATACTTTTTCAACGGGAATTAGAAATGTCAGACAGGTCAAAATTTACACCCTGTAACCAAGTGTCCTGCAGACAAAAATttcaggaaacatgcattcagaccTAAGGTGAATTAACAACTGGAAAGAAAGATGCAGACACAGCGAGGtttgagagagacaaagcaCTTACAGCAGTCGTCCCCGTGAGATTTTCCTGGGAGTTACACGTTCATAGCTGTGATTCTGTGACAGGTACAGACACATTGTTCTACAATTACCCATCATCTTCTCTTTCATAGatgttcatgtatttttaagaatctttttttttttttttttagaaaagaaTACAAtctaaatatattatttaaaacagcTAAAAAATGATAGCTTTACTGTCTGTAAAGCAAAATTACTAGGCATGTATGTGTATTACTAGTTTATTTGAAGCATTCAAACTTAAATCTCTCGATGGGCTTTATTCTGGACAGCAGAGGAAATCCTCACCTGTATGGCCTTGCATTTTTCGCAGCAGGGCCGGGGATGAGCATCTGTTAACACACACATCATGAAGGAGATGAGAGCAGACAGTGGCCATTCTAAAAAGCCTCACAGCCCGAGATGCAACATTCCTCTGACCAATTAACTCAAATCTCCTCTGGTGGTCATTCACGCGTTTGAGCCCCTTCCATCTGGGTCCAGCTCCTTGCTGTCGCTCAGCACTTTTGATCAGATGAAAAGAACATTTGATTTTTCTGACAGGCTGCATCACAGGGGATTAAGAGCAccagaggaaaaaggaaaataaagtaaGCCTTGGACGGGGGCTACCTTTCCCATTCTGTTCTTCCTCACTCGGTTCGGGAGCAGAGCCCTGATCTGTAAAGACACAAACAACGCTTCAGTAAAATTCGCcaaagagaaacatttaaaacactCCAGACAGCATCTGTCAACCAGCAGACATCAGCCCTGTTCTACTCCTTTACACTTCCATgactaaaaataattaaatggcTGCCAGccaataaaaaaagcaaaaaaaagaaggaaaggcCAATTCATCTTCAGTAAAAGAGTTTCTCCATGAAATTATTTATAGAACCGAATTGATTCTGTTCTTACCATGTCTGGAACCTCCAACATCAGggtcctctttctctgtcacaaaaaaaaagaatcacatcAATGGCAGCACAACTGACAGCACATCTGCTGGGTGAAGATTATCATTATCTTTAGAAACACCCAGAGAGGCCttcacacattttctgtgtttcctccatttaaaatacacaaaacgCACAGTTGCCTGTAATGGTAATGTGCAGAAATGGATCTGCAGGAGGAGTCACTGGATAGCGGCCTGGTTTTTCTATAGTCTTCAGCTGGTCCTTAGAGTTGAGACATATCACCTAGTTGGTATGGTGCAGAATTCTTATTTAGCATATGGCAAGATCAATTTGGCCTGGGGTTTCAATCCTAAAAATCCAGGAGAATGTGTATGAATTCCATTTGGACAGTTTCAAAGGATTTGAATAATAAAGACTGTGCTTACCTCCTTCATTATCATTCTCAGTAGCATCACCATCTGTTGAAAGAAGGAAATGACCTCAGAAAAGCTCAACAGATTCAGGTTGAACCAAGATGTCATCCCAGCCCAAATTCTCACCGGAATGCTCGTCCTCTGAGCTCTCCTCTGTAGAGTTCTCTGTGTTGTCTGTCAGAAGATTTGGGGACGGAACAGTGTCCGAAGATTAATCAAGAGCAACACTTTGAACAGATGGGTCTACTGAGCACAGAAAACTATTCAGGATTATAAACGCTGACACATATGTTGTCACTGCTGTACAGTATTCAGCTACTCAGCTCATATGAGCCAAAAGCTGGGTATCAGTAGCAGTTATACTGCATGTGCCTATACATCAGGCATTATTCATACAACGAAGAATTTCCTGAGTGGCATGATTCAAGGATTTCATAAAAACCTATATGAGAGGTCTATACATACCTGaactgttattttcattttcagtcaggatttctgttttcataaggaagtaaaaatcattttagaCATTATCAAATATGACATGATTCAACAAAAGGTCATATCTTTGACACTGAGATGGATATAGCCCTAGTGTAACCTTCTGTCCTACTGTGACTCACAGCTAGGGCTTTCAAGGTCAGTGTATAAGTGTTCCTGCCACGGTGATGAGTAAGATATTAGGTTGTCCCCTGTGTAGATCTATAGACCTAAGCATATCGCCACAGGTTTAGAAATCAACTGAAATTGCTGTTTGAATATAATCATATTAACATTACATGTTGCTCTTAAAACTATACTGTGGATTACTGGTGTGATCCTTTTTTGGGGGAACTGTCACCTGTCAGAGAGGTTGTCTCTTGTAGCTACCACTTCAACAGATAATACgtgatcataaaaaaaataagttttagATGGCTGTTGTTCTGAACCGATCAGTGATTAATACAGCAGCAACTAATTTGAAAGCGATGGGGGTGAAAGCGAATGAGACTTTACCAGTAAAAGGCTGAACTCTTCTCTATGTAAAGGTTAATTTCCCACGTCTCACTTATTACGTTGTGTGTGATTCAGCGAAAGCCATGGGTGACATCGTGCCCTGTGCTCCAGGGTGATCCCTTCTctaattcattacattacattcctcAAAGTCTCAGTCCAGCTCCACTCTCCTGCACACTTCAGATCATCATGCTATTAATCACAGTACTTTCACAGGTTTTTTCTACCCAAAACCTTAAATTTCCAGCACTACTTCATCAGTGTCGTGTCTACTGCCTTCTGCACCTTAAAGTTGTAATGAGCACTGTAATTGAGACTCTGTAGTTTCTGTTATAATCTAGTATGGTGTAAGAGACTCTGTAGTTTCTGTCATAATCTAGTATGGTGTAACCACAAAAAAATCCCATGTGTTTCCTGACACACTtagcaaagcatttttttccacctgtgCTTGTTAATAACACACAGGTGTTAACAGCAGACTTTGGATATAACAGTGATGACAGAATGGAGAAAACTTCTGGTAACCACAGCAATGCCTACTGTGACATGCCATCCAGGAATCTGCCGGAGGAGAGAGTAATGGCTAGGAACTGTCCTAATTTGCCTGCTGCAATTTATTTCAGGAAAAtgggcgagagggagagacagacagaataagggagtgagagagtgagggaactCAACAGGAGCACAGATGTGCCTGTGTCCTCAAAGcgccttctttctctttcttgtctCAGCATGACCCGTTCCATTCTCTGTACCCTCAGtcagacataaataaacatcCCAACCCCCCTGCGTGcgcacacccatacacacacacacagacacacagacacagacacacacacacacacacacacacacacacacaaccattcTTTTTCATAACACTTTcctgccatctagtggttacACTGGGGCTTGTACTCTGGACCTGAAATCCAGAATTTGAGTATTTGCACAAATAATACCCAAGAATCAACAGGAGCAAAAATGAATTTGAGGAAAATTAATGTTTACCAACAGGAACAGCAAACAGGATTTTCTTACAGGGGCAGTAGAATTCAGCATCTAATCATGCCTGATAATGTGGATGTAGTATAagcacagaattaaaaaaaactgaaaattgggTACACATTGTTGGACCATCCATTCTCAACAACGTATCGGATCTTACCTTTTGGATCTGGTAATGAATTGTCTTCATTACTGTGAAGAAAAGAGACCGAGTTAATTAGCTTTCTGTATCTTAATTACAGTATGTCAAGGTGAACTAAAATCACCTGTGATGGTTGATAGGGGAGGAGGTAAAGGAAGAGGGTGGGGAACTCAAGGAAAGGATAAGGGAAAATGAAGGGTAAGGGAGAAAAATGAAGGGCAAGAAGGGAAGAAGAGGATATTGGTGACAGGAAGGGAGGTGTGCTGAGAAAGGAAACTGCAATGACAAGAACAAATTCTGCCTTTCACgcatctcaaagcactttacaatggggtggggggtctcACCATAATCATCAGTAATGTATAATACATTGCACCCACTTCGACTGTCACTACACATCAACTGAGGCTGAGATGGACAGAT
This genomic interval carries:
- the si:dkeyp-97b10.3 gene encoding uncharacterized protein si:dkeyp-97b10.3 — translated: MVAEMASFGTSNHFQESNEDNSLPDPKEILTENENNSSDNTENSTEESSEDEHSDGDATENDNEGEKEDPDVGGSRHDQGSAPEPSEEEQNGKDAHPRPCCEKCKAIQNHSYERVTPRKISRGRLLLFLEGEGTYECSVTGLVFEVSQKVQIRYSILSWGKFGMYLKESWKFAGPIFDVDCDPSILKSIQFPHSLCLADQDSEVTFGILHVKNSHPLVEPSVDHSGSHVKWSVTSLSPVGPIVQTSQPAEHHGVVLVYKEVGQRPSSSFRVYLATNNHSDIKDIQKEVRNSKKRYVKMEKPPTCRRLLEEKKKYKLMSEPEGEINPEDFQFTQAAVKIKGYFEAFFEQPPPFKLSLVEADSGQTVWTATLREGDCEDNVIEKPRSRKDSRKRNGSTSEEEQISKRPRCEDVPDGVGAPKSLDITDQQLMTVAKRMGKEWKQVAICYLGLRMQDLEDIQNTDEDLTMHKFKMLDKWRRRTKGEASVAQLWKSLNHEDVPNEVRDALEAMLPNNPAK